The Candidatus Binataceae bacterium DNA segment CACCTTGGCTGGTGTGATCAACGCGAACAGCGCTAGCGCGACGATCCAGGTGGGCAGTCGCTTAAGCATCTCTCCCCATCCCCACCGCTCTGAGCGTACTGGCGCGTTCTTCACCCCCACCCGACGCGATGCGCCGGTTGCGACGCTGAGGTGGCCTTTTGCCCCGATTCAGTTGCGCGTTGCCGCCGGGCTTGCGAGCGGGCCACAGCATGACCGCCCAATAGCAAACGAAGGCAATCGCAACAGAAAGGCCGAGCGGGCGTCCTAGTTCATCCGGGCCTGCCATGCCGCCGTGCGCGAACCCCAGGGAAGCCGAGGTGAGGATCCACGCGCCCCCGGCGCACGCCCCTGCGATCAGATTGCGTGTTCGGCTTCGCATGGCGGTCACAGCGTCTTGATGTAGCGGCGGATCGGCCACACCGCCAGGTAGCGTCCGATGAACTGGCCTATCCAGTAGCCGACCACGGCGAGCGTGCCACCGAACACCAGCGACACGTACTGGGTTTCACCGAGAAAACTGCGCAGCGCGCCGCGCTCGATATGGCGCAGGTACTCGGGCGTTTGCGAGCGGATGTAAACAATTCCCTGCACGTCCGCGACGGTGAGCACGTGATTCATGAAATGGGCCGGCTGCAGAAACGGCGTGAGCGGCACATAGTTGAACGCCCACACCAGCAGTGCCCAAATGGGCCCTCCGAACAGCGAGGTCAGAATGAAGCTCCGCGTCTTCAGCAGGATCCAATCCAGAATGATTGCGGCGCACACCGTGGAAATCGGCCATACGAAATTCAGCGGGTAAGATTCTGCGACGTGCCACTGAAAGAATCGGCCCACCCAGGCGAACAGGAAAAAAGACACCGCCGTATAGGTGGCCCCGGTCGGGAATCGCCACGCGACCCACTGAATATATTGCAGGGCTGACGGA contains these protein-coding regions:
- a CDS encoding methane monooxygenase/ammonia monooxygenase subunit A — its product is MAAGTTTAGERQRRLELRALLNKRYKWIDRKWDLVFWVTAIFVVGGAADITKQLFAGDWDFWTDWKDPQWWPVITAFATIIIPSALQYIQWVAWRFPTGATYTAVSFFLFAWVGRFFQWHVAESYPLNFVWPISTVCAAIILDWILLKTRSFILTSLFGGPIWALLVWAFNYVPLTPFLQPAHFMNHVLTVADVQGIVYIRSQTPEYLRHIERGALRSFLGETQYVSLVFGGTLAVVGYWIGQFIGRYLAVWPIRRYIKTL